A section of the Roseivirga sp. BDSF3-8 genome encodes:
- a CDS encoding GNAT family N-acetyltransferase: MTRVIKHSWEETDKQAFDRLLDASAKHSVQQRSQWLDQYCQAYQQRGDDLVLSVVDGDELIGCLPMRVEYKRATRFFKIRKLIDLGSGPADFFYITAAPGKEEIVASALASWFNDNKQEWEQLELSFIPRDCKVAYLFADKLAEAFPDTETDISRLYYSLDTSGSWEEYYTPEFNKKIRDIRGRLNRVKRNEITLHYDEISSGIVQFLDDFIEVFNKRREEKSEKSSFEEPEKIKLIRGILPYYEKMGWVKLSVLKDGEGNTWAYQLDLVHNRTWYHYSPAFDKEYAWYSPSKLLLYHTLQKCFADAGIDEFNFMRGESHYKTQFTEYHEPYLKITAGNEQSVRRKGWVAATRLLTFGRNMKG; this comes from the coding sequence ATGACCAGAGTGATAAAACATAGTTGGGAAGAAACTGACAAACAGGCTTTTGATCGTTTGCTGGATGCTTCTGCGAAGCATTCCGTCCAGCAGCGGTCCCAATGGCTGGACCAGTATTGCCAGGCCTACCAGCAACGTGGTGATGACCTGGTGCTTTCCGTTGTGGATGGGGATGAACTTATCGGGTGTCTCCCTATGAGAGTAGAATATAAGCGTGCTACACGTTTTTTTAAAATAAGGAAGCTGATTGACCTGGGTAGCGGCCCTGCAGATTTTTTCTATATAACGGCTGCACCAGGTAAAGAAGAAATAGTTGCCAGCGCCCTGGCCTCCTGGTTTAATGATAATAAACAGGAATGGGAACAGCTGGAGCTGAGCTTCATTCCCCGGGACTGTAAAGTAGCCTATCTATTTGCAGATAAGCTGGCGGAAGCCTTCCCGGATACAGAAACGGATATCTCAAGGCTGTATTACTCGCTCGATACCAGTGGGTCTTGGGAGGAATACTATACTCCCGAGTTCAATAAGAAGATCAGAGATATACGTGGCCGGCTTAATCGTGTAAAACGTAATGAGATTACCCTCCATTACGATGAAATATCCTCTGGTATCGTTCAGTTTCTGGATGATTTTATAGAGGTTTTTAATAAAAGGAGGGAAGAGAAAAGTGAAAAAAGCTCTTTTGAGGAGCCTGAAAAGATTAAGCTTATTAGAGGTATATTGCCCTATTATGAAAAAATGGGGTGGGTGAAGCTATCCGTACTAAAAGATGGTGAAGGAAATACCTGGGCTTATCAGTTAGACCTGGTCCATAACCGGACCTGGTACCACTATTCTCCTGCCTTCGATAAAGAATACGCATGGTATAGTCCCAGCAAGCTCTTACTATACCACACCTTGCAAAAGTGTTTTGCCGATGCTGGCATAGACGAGTTTAATTTTATGCGAGGTGAAAGCCATTATAAAACTCAGTTTACCGAATATCATGAGCCTTATTTAAAAATAACCGCTGGAAATGAACAGTCAGTAAGGAGGAAGGGCTGGGTAGCTGCTACGAGGTTGCTTACATTCGGTAGGAATATGAAAGGGTAA
- a CDS encoding glycosyltransferase family 4 protein, with the protein MKSKEDIHPEASGRGERLHDKVVVIANPDSLFAYQLAESWKPYVQEVLILTVPDFYQGPVAPNGIPITSTDEYVKPGQLSKWKKEARRIRKLEKLSYKVDGKKYRNARENYVFESGLPSVRRPYLYGRQLAEALKHIRPDFVHVQEAFTFGGVSLFHQQSTVVIFPFGGDIYTHSQTSLFAHQYMKRVLRKAHLVMPSAESAAGYLKERFSLDEEKIKPVSWGVDLSVFKRMESPAREETKAKLGIPSGRKVILNVRRFRPGWGALTALETFIDLVKKYPGKYYCILLGGAGNDKQALNDAVARLNSENLTDSIYLIQERISLEEVSDLMGISDVFVNLMAKEDMRSSSIIQGAARGGVPVMVDQPEYRLMEADGFRSLFVSDQDPAQVADTLHTLCQDKEKLRKMADDNIRYVTEKEDSRRQVKRMLEIVAEYNNKR; encoded by the coding sequence TTGAAGAGTAAGGAAGACATACATCCGGAAGCATCCGGTAGGGGAGAACGCCTGCATGATAAGGTCGTGGTGATTGCTAATCCTGATAGCTTATTCGCTTACCAGTTAGCGGAAAGCTGGAAACCATATGTTCAGGAAGTACTCATCCTGACAGTACCTGATTTTTACCAGGGCCCTGTAGCCCCAAATGGTATACCCATTACGTCTACCGATGAATACGTTAAGCCAGGACAGTTAAGCAAGTGGAAGAAAGAGGCAAGGCGTATTCGTAAGTTGGAAAAGCTATCTTACAAAGTAGATGGTAAAAAATACAGAAACGCCAGGGAGAACTATGTATTTGAGTCCGGGCTTCCATCTGTAAGAAGGCCTTACCTATATGGCAGGCAGTTAGCCGAGGCATTAAAGCACATCAGACCTGATTTTGTGCATGTACAGGAAGCCTTTACCTTCGGTGGTGTATCGCTTTTCCATCAGCAGTCAACCGTCGTTATTTTTCCTTTTGGAGGCGATATTTATACCCACAGCCAGACATCCCTCTTTGCTCATCAGTATATGAAGCGGGTACTCCGTAAGGCCCACCTGGTAATGCCCAGTGCCGAAAGTGCCGCCGGATATTTGAAAGAGCGCTTTTCCCTTGATGAAGAGAAAATTAAGCCTGTTTCCTGGGGGGTCGATCTGTCTGTGTTCAAGAGAATGGAGTCTCCTGCACGTGAGGAAACGAAAGCCAAACTGGGTATTCCATCAGGTAGGAAAGTGATACTCAATGTAAGGAGGTTCCGGCCAGGCTGGGGAGCACTTACCGCCCTTGAGACCTTTATTGACCTCGTTAAGAAGTATCCCGGAAAGTACTACTGTATACTGTTAGGAGGAGCAGGTAATGATAAACAGGCGCTGAATGATGCAGTAGCCCGACTGAATAGTGAAAACCTTACAGACAGCATCTATCTGATACAGGAGCGGATCAGCCTTGAGGAAGTGTCTGACCTGATGGGAATTTCTGATGTGTTTGTGAACCTGATGGCCAAGGAAGATATGCGCTCCTCCAGCATCATCCAAGGAGCAGCACGGGGTGGAGTGCCTGTAATGGTGGACCAACCTGAATACAGATTAATGGAAGCAGATGGCTTCAGGAGCCTGTTTGTCTCAGATCAAGATCCCGCACAGGTTGCTGATACCCTTCACACCCTCTGCCAGGATAAGGAAAAGCTCCGTAAAATGGCAGATGATAATATCAGATACGTTACCGAAAAGGAAGATAGTAGAAGGCAGGTGAAAAGGATGTTGGAGATAGTAGCCGAATACAATAATAAACGCTGA
- a CDS encoding DegT/DnrJ/EryC1/StrS family aminotransferase, translating into MDNTIANNPGWKSEEPVQVTKTYLPPQEEYQQFLNGIWNRAWVTNHGPLVTQLEEDLSAMLDVPYLKFLNNGTIALQIAIKALDLKGEVITSPFSYVATTSSLVWENCTPIFADIEPGTFTLDPQQVEKAITPRTTAIMATHVFGNPCDVEGLKQVAEKYNLSIIYDAAHAYGVRYKGESLFRYGHFSTLSCHATKLFHTIEGGAITTIDEELNHKMSYMRNFGHNGQEDFYGLGINGKNSEFHAAMGLCLLPKMKDLIHQRETIFKNYQKLLEKVAEKVSYQEIRTGTDYNYSYFPVVFESEEDLLRVQKQMNAANIFPRRYFYPCLSSLNYVQDTGRTPVSTGLSKRILCLPFHSQLDSDLQENISTLLLKAIQ; encoded by the coding sequence TTGGATAATACAATAGCTAACAACCCTGGATGGAAAAGTGAGGAACCTGTACAGGTAACAAAAACTTATTTACCCCCTCAGGAAGAATATCAGCAATTTCTAAATGGTATTTGGAATAGAGCCTGGGTAACTAACCATGGGCCATTGGTTACCCAATTGGAAGAGGACCTTTCTGCTATGCTTGATGTGCCCTATCTTAAATTCCTCAATAATGGTACCATCGCCCTTCAGATTGCAATCAAGGCGCTGGACCTGAAAGGGGAGGTAATCACTTCACCATTCAGTTATGTGGCTACCACCAGCAGTCTGGTATGGGAAAATTGCACACCCATATTTGCCGATATTGAGCCTGGAACCTTTACTCTTGATCCACAACAGGTCGAAAAAGCTATCACGCCCCGTACTACGGCCATCATGGCCACACATGTATTCGGTAATCCCTGTGATGTGGAAGGCTTAAAGCAAGTTGCCGAGAAGTACAATCTCAGCATTATTTACGATGCTGCACATGCATATGGCGTTCGCTACAAAGGGGAGAGCCTGTTTCGCTATGGACACTTCTCTACCCTTAGTTGCCACGCAACCAAACTATTCCATACTATAGAAGGGGGGGCAATCACCACTATAGATGAAGAGTTAAATCATAAAATGAGCTACATGAGAAACTTCGGTCATAATGGCCAGGAAGATTTCTATGGGCTAGGCATAAATGGTAAAAACAGTGAGTTTCATGCGGCCATGGGCTTGTGTTTATTGCCGAAAATGAAGGACCTCATCCATCAAAGAGAAACCATTTTTAAAAACTACCAGAAACTGCTGGAGAAAGTTGCAGAAAAGGTAAGCTACCAGGAGATTAGGACCGGGACTGACTATAATTATAGCTACTTTCCTGTGGTGTTTGAAAGTGAGGAAGATCTCCTAAGGGTTCAAAAACAAATGAATGCCGCAAATATTTTTCCACGCCGGTATTTTTATCCATGCCTTTCCTCACTTAACTATGTGCAGGACACAGGAAGGACACCTGTTTCGACCGGACTGAGTAAACGTATCCTCTGCCTGCCTTTCCACAGTCAACTTGATAGCGATTTGCAGGAAAATATTTCCACACTACTCCTTAAAGCCATTCAGTAA
- a CDS encoding sulfotransferase: MSQILSDKQMVFIIGSPRSGTTWLQKILGNHPSVGTAESEITLVHKYLRPLHDAWTQEKGTNAMGIPHGLPAVWNDGEFNAFTADFIDRVYQKVLDVESNNVTHVVEKYPQNAFDVHFIKELFPNAKLIHLIRDGRKVALSLVNVRKTAGFGSDSLPRAIKYWKKSIKAAREGRKYTGDFFEIRYEDLLEDGEKHLPTVLDFCGLPHTERQVREWVEANSIRNKPVSFPTSGDTVKEDLKKEYSPTEKLIFNKIAGDMLVELNYAGPDWWHEGAASKYSHQFRWFVKSLSNRLKRVVADK, encoded by the coding sequence ATGAGTCAGATACTCTCAGATAAGCAAATGGTTTTCATTATAGGTAGTCCGAGAAGTGGTACTACCTGGCTGCAGAAGATACTGGGGAATCACCCATCTGTTGGAACCGCCGAATCAGAGATCACCCTGGTTCATAAGTACCTGCGTCCGCTACATGATGCTTGGACCCAGGAAAAAGGAACCAATGCAATGGGAATACCCCATGGCCTGCCTGCCGTCTGGAATGACGGGGAGTTCAACGCATTTACCGCTGACTTTATAGATAGGGTATATCAAAAAGTGCTTGACGTCGAAAGTAATAATGTTACGCATGTGGTGGAGAAATATCCTCAGAACGCATTCGATGTTCATTTTATCAAAGAACTGTTTCCCAATGCAAAACTGATCCATTTGATCCGTGATGGGCGTAAGGTAGCACTCTCCCTGGTGAATGTTCGCAAAACGGCAGGTTTTGGTTCAGATAGTCTGCCCAGAGCAATCAAATACTGGAAAAAGAGTATAAAGGCTGCACGTGAGGGCCGTAAGTACACAGGCGATTTTTTTGAGATCCGCTATGAAGACCTGCTCGAGGATGGGGAAAAACATTTGCCCACTGTGCTGGATTTTTGTGGTTTACCCCACACTGAAAGGCAAGTTAGAGAATGGGTGGAAGCCAATAGCATTCGTAATAAGCCGGTTTCATTCCCTACCAGCGGCGACACGGTTAAAGAGGACCTTAAAAAAGAGTATTCCCCTACAGAAAAGCTCATTTTCAATAAGATAGCCGGTGATATGCTTGTTGAGCTTAATTATGCAGGGCCCGATTGGTGGCACGAAGGAGCTGCTTCTAAGTACAGTCACCAGTTCAGATGGTTTGTGAAATCGTTAAGTAATCGACTCAAAAGGGTAGTGGCAGATAAATGA